A part of Planctomycetia bacterium genomic DNA contains:
- a CDS encoding alpha/beta hydrolase, translating to MNAVSTRPLILLPGLGADARMYREQKKAFPQLVVPNWIEPLSGESLQQYAKRFAREINPGKPFFLGGSSLGGIIALEMSRYINPDALFLFACGRSHKQMTPWLRKVRSLAALSQILPWNTASLVSELGLTLANPVIPSTVRSLMKHLHHREIPFVKWGLHAVLRWESQWHSTDVRVHHLHGEKDPFFPACVSGACEIVAGAGHLLTRTHHDAVTRFIAARIDQEVPHSCRTTSE from the coding sequence ATGAACGCAGTAAGCACAAGACCACTTATTCTTTTGCCTGGTCTGGGTGCTGATGCACGGATGTATCGCGAACAGAAGAAGGCATTTCCTCAACTGGTAGTTCCGAACTGGATCGAGCCTTTGTCTGGTGAATCGCTCCAACAGTATGCAAAACGCTTCGCACGTGAAATAAATCCAGGTAAACCATTCTTTCTGGGTGGCTCCTCCCTCGGCGGAATCATTGCACTCGAAATGTCACGCTACATCAACCCCGATGCACTATTCCTGTTCGCATGTGGCCGTTCGCATAAGCAGATGACACCCTGGCTCAGAAAGGTTCGTTCGCTGGCTGCTTTATCGCAGATTCTGCCCTGGAATACTGCCAGCCTGGTTTCAGAACTCGGGCTTACCCTGGCGAACCCTGTTATCCCTTCGACGGTTCGATCCTTGATGAAACATCTGCATCACCGCGAGATACCGTTTGTTAAATGGGGCCTGCATGCTGTTTTGCGATGGGAGTCACAATGGCATTCAACGGACGTGCGAGTTCACCACCTTCATGGCGAAAAAGATCCGTTCTTTCCGGCTTGCGTATCTGGTGCATGTGAAATCGTAGCTGGTGCCGGGCACTTGTTAACCCGAACCCATCATGATGCTGTTACGCGGTTCATTGCTGCAAGGATAGATCAGGAAGTGCCCCATTCCTGTCGCACGACTTCAGAATAG
- a CDS encoding FHA domain-containing protein: protein MNKSLLCVGGTNHGKVIPIMVQEFRIGRDAMCHLRPASTDISRLHCAIVSHPDGRMFLRDYASSNGTIINHRFLIGGEYELKDGDYLEVGPLAFRFHCQDAAPTTLKTGTVITSSAPAQTVRPVVPAPVVQAATPHLPGLTHVSSVPRPTLRDESALETTPDFLTESNIFSVHDEDLFRHDTQPNMKAIK from the coding sequence ATGAACAAATCCTTGCTTTGTGTTGGTGGGACCAATCACGGAAAAGTGATTCCCATCATGGTTCAGGAGTTTCGCATTGGCCGCGATGCCATGTGTCATCTGCGACCTGCGAGTACTGACATCAGCCGTTTGCATTGTGCGATCGTGTCTCATCCTGATGGACGCATGTTCCTTCGTGACTATGCCAGCAGTAATGGTACCATCATCAATCATCGTTTCCTTATTGGTGGTGAGTATGAACTGAAGGATGGCGATTACCTTGAAGTAGGGCCGCTTGCATTCCGCTTCCATTGCCAGGATGCCGCTCCTACCACCTTGAAAACAGGTACGGTAATTACCTCCTCGGCGCCAGCTCAAACCGTGCGTCCGGTTGTACCTGCACCAGTAGTTCAGGCTGCAACTCCCCATCTGCCTGGGCTAACTCATGTATCCTCGGTACCGCGTCCAACGCTGCGTGATGAGTCAGCCCTCGAAACGACTCCGGATTTCCTGACGGAAAGCAACATCTTCTCGGTTCACGACGAAGACCTGTTCCGTCACGATACCCAGCCTAATATGAAAGCCATTAAGTAG
- a CDS encoding class I SAM-dependent methyltransferase encodes MSTRPPDWQLPRGVTPGLWEYLHEPQVANQYLEHVESSPFALADQRFVEQQLTTPCKVIDLGCGPGRSILPLARRGFKCTGVDLSETMLEKARQRLTEHSLDATCVQANLGEALPFADASFDAALCLFGTLGMLHPADVRSSLLSEVHRILIPQGVLLLHVHNRWPLQGIKTLYSQNAVMTLPFHRGVSNLQMKLFTVPEIKDTLAYAGFVFDTLEYISASDPHGRYTGQRWLAPYRADGFLLAARSKS; translated from the coding sequence ATGTCCACTCGTCCTCCAGACTGGCAACTGCCCCGTGGTGTAACGCCAGGCTTGTGGGAATATCTCCATGAACCACAAGTGGCTAATCAATATCTGGAGCATGTGGAATCTTCGCCTTTCGCGTTAGCAGATCAACGCTTCGTGGAACAACAACTCACAACGCCCTGCAAGGTGATTGATCTCGGTTGTGGTCCAGGACGTAGTATTCTCCCTCTTGCCAGACGTGGATTTAAATGCACCGGTGTTGATTTGTCGGAAACCATGCTGGAAAAAGCAAGGCAGAGGCTGACTGAGCATTCGCTTGATGCAACGTGTGTACAGGCTAATCTCGGTGAAGCGCTACCTTTCGCTGATGCATCTTTCGATGCAGCTCTCTGTTTGTTTGGCACTTTGGGCATGTTACACCCTGCTGACGTCCGTAGTTCTTTGCTGAGTGAGGTGCATCGAATACTGATACCACAAGGTGTATTGCTGCTTCATGTTCATAATCGCTGGCCATTGCAAGGCATTAAAACGCTTTACTCACAGAATGCAGTCATGACGTTGCCTTTCCATCGAGGTGTCAGCAATCTGCAGATGAAGTTGTTCACTGTTCCTGAAATCAAGGACACGCTGGCTTACGCCGGGTTCGTGTTTGATACACTGGAATATATCAGTGCCAGCGACCCTCACGGACGTTACACGGGCCAACGCTGGCTGGCTCCCTACCGTGCAGATGGTTTTCTCCTGGCCGCCCGATCCAAGTCATGA
- a CDS encoding SDR family oxidoreductase, whose amino-acid sequence MRLLITGASGHLGQRLVKAACKAGYQVTAWTSPRHGSLLPMNLDARFMPVELTDPEQVAAAFCQARPLAVIHAAALSTIAECYRDPVRAFRINGEATRQLVGLCVAGVTRLIYVSTDLVFDGSQGNYSEHDPPCPQTLYGKSKLDGERVVLHHPGHLVCRLSLLVGKGTKERRLFFDQQVQSLRQGQPIQLFTDEWRTPLGIQAAAEALIRLATSDYSGLLHLGGPERLSRYEMGCTLANLLGVSTQLVQGVTQTSMKSSETRPSDVSLNSQAWRSLLPDSAWPGYSEVVRQEWGTS is encoded by the coding sequence ATGCGATTGTTGATAACCGGAGCTTCTGGTCATTTGGGGCAGCGGCTGGTCAAAGCTGCCTGCAAAGCGGGATACCAGGTAACTGCCTGGACATCTCCGCGGCACGGCTCGCTATTACCCATGAATCTTGATGCACGGTTCATGCCTGTGGAACTGACAGATCCAGAACAGGTGGCTGCGGCATTCTGTCAGGCGAGACCACTTGCTGTTATTCATGCTGCAGCGTTATCCACCATTGCAGAATGTTATCGTGATCCGGTGAGAGCTTTCCGCATCAATGGAGAAGCTACCAGACAATTGGTGGGATTATGTGTGGCAGGTGTTACCCGATTGATCTATGTCTCTACGGATCTGGTATTCGATGGGAGTCAGGGGAATTACAGTGAGCACGATCCACCCTGTCCACAGACACTCTATGGCAAATCCAAGCTGGATGGGGAACGAGTTGTGTTGCATCATCCTGGACATCTCGTGTGCAGACTGAGCCTGCTGGTGGGTAAAGGGACAAAAGAAAGAAGATTGTTTTTCGATCAGCAGGTGCAATCACTCAGGCAAGGTCAGCCTATACAGTTATTCACTGATGAATGGAGAACACCACTGGGCATTCAGGCTGCTGCAGAAGCGTTGATCCGACTTGCAACCAGTGACTATTCTGGGCTATTACACCTGGGAGGACCGGAGCGGCTTTCGCGATATGAAATGGGTTGTACCCTGGCAAACTTGCTTGGCGTCTCCACACAACTCGTGCAGGGGGTTACACAGACATCCATGAAGTCTTCTGAAACTCGGCCTTCTGATGTATCACTCAATAGTCAGGCCTGGCGTAGTCTGTTGCCTGATTCTGCGTGGCCTGGCTATTCTGAAGTCGTGCGACAGGAATGGGGCACTTCCTGA
- a CDS encoding alpha/beta fold hydrolase, giving the protein MTDVFTPIPVFRSGHHQTIVGYLLRRWQRALQATLHRLVLPDGDCLHIHDSIPTSWQPGQPIIMIVHGLGGSHTSGSVLRLAWEFFRHRFRTVRINLRGSGESLPEAKKPYHAGCSADIVHVLETVNKWSPTSPLFLIGLSLGGNIVLKLAGEVEQQQFPQLKKIYAVSPPVDLEKCSQLLSLPKNAVYEKRFVAELIEMAQQRARFHQQQLPELSRSLTLRQFDDIYTAPSIGYSGVEEYYEKASSRHVLSRITIPTHILSAEDDPMIDPIPIRESPRSRSVTIQLTPFGGHLGFISRPGKGGWYWLEKQLLQQITSTLQNEGSL; this is encoded by the coding sequence ATGACTGACGTTTTCACACCAATTCCTGTATTCCGTTCTGGCCATCACCAGACCATCGTAGGTTACTTGTTGCGCCGCTGGCAGCGAGCACTGCAGGCCACTCTCCATCGACTGGTTCTGCCTGATGGAGATTGTCTTCATATTCATGATTCAATCCCGACGAGTTGGCAACCAGGTCAACCGATAATCATGATTGTGCATGGGCTGGGTGGCTCGCATACTTCCGGAAGTGTGTTGCGATTGGCTTGGGAATTTTTCCGCCATCGGTTCCGCACGGTCCGCATCAACCTGCGAGGCAGTGGTGAAAGTCTGCCTGAAGCAAAGAAGCCATATCATGCCGGCTGTTCTGCTGATATTGTTCATGTGCTGGAAACCGTCAATAAATGGTCTCCCACTTCCCCATTGTTTTTGATTGGGCTGTCACTGGGTGGCAACATCGTTCTGAAGCTGGCGGGTGAAGTAGAACAGCAACAGTTTCCCCAGTTGAAGAAAATCTATGCGGTTTCTCCACCAGTCGACTTGGAGAAATGTTCACAGCTTTTATCCTTGCCGAAGAATGCCGTCTATGAAAAGCGCTTTGTGGCCGAACTGATTGAAATGGCACAGCAACGGGCCAGGTTTCATCAGCAGCAATTGCCTGAATTGTCCCGATCGCTGACACTCAGACAATTTGACGACATTTATACAGCTCCCAGCATCGGATATTCTGGAGTGGAAGAATATTACGAGAAGGCCAGCAGCAGACATGTCTTGTCACGTATCACCATTCCAACACACATCCTTTCGGCAGAAGATGATCCTATGATCGATCCGATACCCATTCGGGAATCACCTCGATCCAGATCGGTAACCATTCAATTGACGCCGTTTGGCGGACATCTGGGCTTTATCAGCAGGCCTGGAAAAGGGGGCTGGTATTGGCTCGAAAAGCAACTGCTGCAGCAGATTACCAGTACTCTTCAAAATGAAGGTTCCCTTTGA
- a CDS encoding serine/threonine protein kinase produces the protein MDSVSEGNGTAKEKKQGTVAAEQEMQQLDGFELVEEIGRGGMGVIFRARDLAFDRDIAIKFLQNRYTSTSTHALRFLEEARITGQLQHPGIPAVHQVGRLANGRPFLVMKLIRGFTLDQIIWNKKSKTDRSIVKGDHIIPENYLGIFESICQAVGYAHAHHVIHRDLKPHNIMVGAFGEVQVMDWGLAKYIQPDVQQRNLEFEKQDPFITLAADESEVRTSNSNLTAAGSVLGTPGYMAPEQALGANEQLDTRADVFGLGGILATMLTGQPPFVGENPDATRMLAALGMITPCFERLDSSQGDPDLIALAKRCLAVQRGERPLDGGEVAKEVARLRALADDRVKQAEVQRAKAEVYAQEQRKRWRNTLWAALIVVSVLLAGIIASTWGFLRAAAKEAEAVKSADQEHRAKLAEKAQREKAVAKEMETQSILDFMLNRVIAAARPENWEGGKGYNVKLRDALDGSLQFISEEFSKQPVIEARLRLTLGQSFWFLGDYALAEKQLSQARELNEKHLGSTDRQTIQSMLELAKVQSSLGQQEPALKWREQAYRTCLETLGVDELLTQRAMSALSASYEKLGRHSDVMKLREDVVRLAKQKLGATHAFTLISMTNLALTNYQLGKRDEAIEMLKETAALQEKHHGATNVYTLATLSNLAVYLDHLGKYTESLPIHLKVLDARRVALGQDHPDTLKTMRNLAFSYNAQGRTSEAYDIVRSALPLHEKRLGKDHAETLVCLQSNITCLFDLNRSNEAVPLINDCLQRTKGQPANKDLESVMYLLRFRHEHGQRSMASCIATLAEWEKLLPLDGENTFELCLAWAQLAQLKKENGSDGIAEADKAMGYLQQASEKGWNVVKAMEDDKNLAGLRGRDDFRVLMTKLKGKK, from the coding sequence ATGGATTCTGTTTCGGAGGGAAACGGAACAGCTAAAGAAAAAAAACAGGGAACAGTTGCTGCTGAACAAGAAATGCAGCAACTCGACGGATTTGAGTTGGTCGAAGAAATCGGTCGTGGCGGCATGGGAGTGATTTTCCGTGCCCGCGATCTCGCCTTTGATCGTGATATTGCCATCAAGTTTCTGCAGAATCGTTACACCAGCACTTCAACTCATGCACTGCGATTTCTCGAAGAAGCTCGCATCACCGGGCAGTTGCAACACCCCGGCATACCAGCAGTCCATCAAGTAGGCCGTCTGGCAAACGGGCGTCCCTTTCTGGTCATGAAACTCATCCGTGGTTTCACACTGGACCAGATTATCTGGAACAAGAAATCCAAGACAGATAGAAGTATTGTCAAAGGCGATCACATCATTCCTGAAAACTATCTGGGGATCTTTGAATCCATCTGTCAGGCAGTGGGTTACGCCCATGCCCACCATGTCATCCACCGCGATCTCAAGCCACATAACATCATGGTTGGTGCGTTTGGTGAAGTACAGGTTATGGACTGGGGATTAGCCAAATATATTCAGCCCGATGTCCAGCAACGCAATCTGGAATTTGAAAAACAGGATCCATTCATCACACTGGCTGCAGATGAAAGTGAAGTGCGAACCAGCAACTCAAACCTCACCGCGGCAGGCAGTGTATTGGGTACGCCGGGATACATGGCACCTGAACAGGCTCTGGGGGCCAATGAACAACTCGATACGCGCGCTGATGTTTTTGGTTTGGGTGGCATCCTCGCTACTATGCTGACCGGGCAACCTCCCTTTGTTGGAGAAAATCCTGATGCTACCAGGATGCTGGCGGCACTCGGTATGATCACGCCTTGCTTCGAACGGCTCGATTCCAGCCAGGGTGATCCTGATCTCATCGCACTGGCCAAACGCTGCCTGGCCGTGCAACGCGGTGAACGTCCTTTGGATGGCGGAGAGGTTGCCAAAGAAGTTGCCCGATTGAGAGCCTTGGCCGATGACCGAGTAAAGCAGGCGGAAGTGCAACGGGCCAAAGCGGAAGTCTATGCTCAAGAACAAAGGAAACGCTGGCGAAATACACTGTGGGCAGCATTGATTGTTGTCTCCGTCTTGCTCGCGGGAATCATTGCATCGACTTGGGGTTTTCTCCGTGCTGCTGCCAAGGAAGCGGAAGCAGTCAAGTCAGCAGATCAAGAACATCGCGCCAAGCTCGCAGAGAAAGCTCAGCGGGAAAAAGCGGTTGCAAAGGAAATGGAAACGCAATCTATTCTCGATTTCATGCTGAACAGAGTAATCGCCGCTGCCCGACCGGAGAATTGGGAAGGCGGGAAAGGATATAACGTCAAGCTGCGCGATGCCTTGGACGGTTCACTGCAATTCATCAGCGAGGAATTCAGCAAACAGCCTGTGATTGAAGCAAGGCTGCGATTAACGCTCGGTCAGTCATTCTGGTTCCTGGGCGACTATGCCCTGGCTGAAAAGCAATTGTCGCAAGCCAGAGAACTCAATGAAAAACACCTTGGCTCAACTGACAGGCAGACCATTCAGTCCATGCTGGAACTCGCCAAGGTGCAGTCTTCCCTGGGGCAACAGGAACCTGCCCTCAAGTGGCGAGAGCAGGCTTACCGCACTTGCCTGGAAACACTGGGAGTGGATGAACTCCTCACTCAGCGTGCCATGAGTGCATTGTCAGCCAGTTATGAGAAACTGGGGCGACATAGCGATGTCATGAAACTGCGGGAAGATGTCGTCAGGCTGGCAAAACAGAAACTGGGTGCCACCCATGCATTCACTCTGATATCCATGACCAATCTGGCTCTGACCAATTATCAACTGGGAAAGCGTGACGAAGCCATTGAGATGTTGAAGGAAACAGCGGCTCTGCAGGAAAAGCATCATGGAGCAACGAATGTCTACACCCTGGCAACCTTGAGCAACCTGGCTGTCTACCTTGATCATCTGGGTAAATACACGGAGTCATTACCTATACATCTGAAGGTGCTTGATGCAAGGCGTGTCGCCCTGGGACAGGACCATCCCGATACTTTGAAAACCATGCGAAACCTGGCGTTCAGCTACAATGCCCAGGGCCGTACCAGCGAAGCGTACGACATAGTTCGCAGTGCTCTGCCTCTCCACGAGAAACGTTTGGGCAAGGATCATGCAGAAACACTGGTATGTCTGCAGTCGAACATCACATGTCTATTTGATCTGAATCGCAGCAACGAGGCAGTACCCCTGATCAACGACTGTCTGCAACGCACGAAGGGGCAGCCCGCAAACAAAGATCTGGAAAGTGTCATGTACCTGCTTCGCTTCCGTCATGAACATGGCCAGCGTTCGATGGCTTCATGCATTGCCACACTCGCTGAATGGGAAAAGCTGCTGCCTCTGGATGGCGAGAACACCTTTGAACTTTGCCTGGCCTGGGCGCAACTGGCACAGCTCAAGAAAGAAAATGGCAGCGATGGAATTGCAGAGGCAGACAAAGCCATGGGCTATTTGCAACAGGCCAGCGAAAAGGGGTGGAATGTTGTGAAAGCCATGGAAGATGATAAAAACCTGGCAGGTTTGCGAGGTCGCGATGACTTTCGGGTGTTGATGACGAAGTTGAAGGGGAAGAAGTAA
- a CDS encoding D-glycerate dehydrogenase — MALPRVFVTRRIPDAGLQLLQGQCDMDIWSEPLPPPYEILKQRSADCAGVLSLLTDRIDEEFFVACPRLKVVSNFAVGYNNIDVKAATARGIRIGNTPGVLTDATADIAFCLLIAAARRLVEGHQYSLSGEWKTWEPLGHIGLDLAGKTIGIVGMGRIGYAMAKRCHGGWGMNVLYTNLIPHEDADKQLNAKQVELDQLLAESDFVSVHVDLNPSTRHLFNAARFKQMKKTAVFINTARGPIHDEPALCEALKKGTIFAAGLDVTDPEPPDPANPILRLPNIIVAPHIASATVQTRNAMATIAAENLLAGISGKPLRHCVNP; from the coding sequence GTGGCGTTGCCTCGTGTTTTTGTTACTCGTCGAATTCCAGATGCTGGTCTGCAGCTATTGCAAGGCCAGTGCGATATGGATATCTGGTCTGAACCATTGCCACCACCTTACGAAATTCTCAAGCAACGATCAGCAGATTGTGCCGGTGTATTAAGTCTGCTTACAGACAGGATTGATGAAGAATTTTTTGTGGCATGTCCCAGGCTGAAAGTTGTCAGCAATTTCGCAGTAGGTTACAACAACATTGATGTAAAGGCAGCTACTGCTCGCGGAATTCGTATTGGCAATACGCCGGGCGTATTGACCGATGCCACTGCAGACATTGCCTTTTGCCTGCTGATAGCCGCCGCCCGCAGGCTGGTGGAAGGACATCAATATTCTCTTTCCGGGGAATGGAAAACCTGGGAACCGCTCGGTCACATCGGACTTGATCTGGCAGGCAAAACCATCGGCATTGTCGGCATGGGCCGAATTGGTTATGCGATGGCAAAACGTTGCCACGGTGGGTGGGGTATGAATGTTCTCTACACCAACCTGATTCCTCATGAAGATGCCGACAAACAATTGAATGCGAAGCAGGTTGAACTCGATCAGCTACTGGCTGAAAGCGATTTTGTCTCGGTGCATGTTGACCTGAATCCATCTACCAGACATTTGTTCAATGCCGCTCGCTTCAAGCAGATGAAGAAAACGGCGGTATTCATCAACACTGCCCGTGGCCCCATTCACGATGAACCTGCGCTGTGTGAGGCACTCAAGAAGGGGACTATCTTTGCTGCAGGTCTGGACGTCACTGATCCTGAACCTCCTGATCCTGCTAATCCCATTTTGCGGTTGCCCAATATCATCGTGGCGCCACATATCGCCAGCGCCACAGTGCAAACGCGCAATGCCATGGCTACTATTGCTGCTGAAAATTTACTTGCCGGGATTTCCGGCAAACCTCTTCGTCACTGTGTGAACCCATAG
- a CDS encoding PEP-CTERM sorting domain-containing protein (PEP-CTERM proteins occur, often in large numbers, in the proteomes of bacteria that also encode an exosortase, a predicted intramembrane cysteine proteinase. The presence of a PEP-CTERM domain at a protein's C-terminus predicts cleavage within the sorting domain, followed by covalent anchoring to some some component of the (usually Gram-negative) cell surface. Many PEP-CTERM proteins exhibit an unusual sequence composition that includes large numbers of potential glycosylation sites. Expression of one such protein has been shown restore the ability of a bacterium to form floc, a type of biofilm.), which yields MKRSLRFTLAVYGIFLLASQLSAQTPIADPYITQVVSPYGYVAQGSPAPFTSIAGRPDTLYYQFGGGLAVPEDDGYANLSLPFNFRFFNSTIPAGNPIFASANGFLVFGTTSTTVIPVNLMTEPASFGNQPAIAPFFDDLIARGMQMGGPGLYVQLTGTPGNQKMTFEWSAMQHYNNGKPSNLVSFQVSLNESDGSIVFNYDNTVFGNTSDMGQLATVGIRDTTFNNPPDNVVQWGFSPGSKNGEGIMLGASNFQISFGGAAVPEPASLAMISLAGISMTGVMWYRRRKAKRTAVTARR from the coding sequence ATGAAGCGATCCCTGCGATTTACTCTGGCGGTTTATGGAATATTTCTGCTTGCCAGCCAGCTTTCAGCACAAACACCGATAGCTGACCCCTACATAACGCAGGTAGTATCACCCTATGGATATGTAGCCCAGGGTAGCCCTGCGCCGTTTACCTCCATTGCAGGTCGTCCAGATACGCTTTACTACCAGTTTGGCGGCGGCCTGGCAGTGCCTGAAGACGATGGATATGCGAATCTGTCTTTGCCCTTCAATTTCAGATTCTTCAATTCCACTATTCCTGCGGGTAATCCCATTTTTGCCTCAGCTAATGGGTTCCTGGTATTTGGTACCACCAGCACCACTGTGATTCCTGTCAACCTGATGACAGAGCCAGCCTCGTTTGGCAACCAGCCTGCCATTGCGCCCTTTTTCGATGACCTGATTGCACGTGGCATGCAAATGGGCGGGCCTGGATTATATGTTCAATTGACGGGTACCCCCGGTAATCAGAAAATGACTTTCGAATGGTCTGCCATGCAGCATTACAATAATGGCAAACCATCGAATCTGGTCAGCTTCCAGGTCAGCCTGAATGAAAGTGATGGCAGCATCGTATTCAATTACGATAATACGGTGTTCGGCAACACCTCCGACATGGGACAACTGGCGACGGTTGGCATTCGGGACACCACCTTCAACAATCCACCTGATAATGTGGTTCAATGGGGGTTCAGTCCAGGATCCAAGAATGGTGAAGGCATTATGCTCGGAGCGAGCAACTTCCAGATCAGTTTCGGCGGCGCTGCGGTGCCTGAACCTGCCAGCCTGGCCATGATTTCACTGGCGGGAATCAGCATGACAGGTGTGATGTGGTATCGACGCCGCAAGGCAAAACGAACTGCTGTTACAGCAAGACGCTGA
- a CDS encoding ferredoxin--NADP reductase, protein MHSLPDSSIQALKAQHYQATLVSKRMVHDELAILRVKPDHPIMPHRAGQYTTLGLGAWEPRHPLSAPENLTEEALSRLIRRQYSLSHPLLDTSGQLIQNPLTELEFYIVLVRGTETAEEVPALTPRLFQLEEGARLFAGDKITGFYTLDSISPDETILFFSTGTGEAPNNYMLWELLHRGHTGRIISACCTRLARDLAYREVHEALMQKFPNYKYLALTTREPAQLSKRYLQDLVTSGELEHQLGHALQPEHTHVYLCGNPQMIGAPKVDKQTGVKTFPDPVGLVQILEERGFRADSRVLKIKGNLHFEEYW, encoded by the coding sequence ATGCATTCTCTTCCAGATTCCAGCATCCAGGCATTAAAAGCTCAGCATTATCAGGCGACTCTGGTCAGCAAACGCATGGTGCATGATGAACTGGCGATCTTGAGGGTTAAGCCAGACCATCCGATCATGCCACATCGTGCAGGCCAATACACCACTCTGGGTCTTGGCGCCTGGGAGCCTCGTCATCCACTATCTGCACCAGAAAATCTCACTGAAGAAGCATTATCGCGACTCATTCGCCGGCAATATTCGCTGTCTCATCCTTTGCTTGATACTTCCGGCCAACTTATTCAGAATCCTTTGACTGAACTCGAATTCTATATCGTTCTGGTTCGAGGTACTGAAACGGCAGAAGAAGTGCCCGCGTTGACGCCACGGCTGTTTCAACTGGAAGAAGGTGCACGGCTGTTTGCAGGAGACAAAATCACCGGATTCTACACGTTGGACAGCATTTCGCCTGATGAAACGATTCTCTTCTTTTCTACCGGCACCGGAGAAGCACCGAATAATTACATGTTGTGGGAACTGCTGCACCGAGGACATACTGGCAGGATCATCTCAGCCTGCTGCACCAGGCTGGCTCGTGATCTGGCATATCGGGAAGTACATGAAGCATTGATGCAGAAGTTTCCGAATTACAAATACCTGGCGCTGACTACACGGGAACCTGCCCAACTCAGCAAACGCTATCTGCAGGATCTGGTAACCTCAGGCGAATTGGAGCACCAGCTTGGACATGCCCTGCAGCCGGAACATACGCATGTTTACCTGTGTGGCAATCCGCAGATGATTGGTGCACCCAAGGTGGATAAACAGACGGGTGTTAAAACATTTCCTGATCCAGTTGGCCTGGTGCAAATCCTGGAAGAGCGGGGATTCCGTGCCGATTCACGGGTACTGAAAATCAAAGGGAACCTTCATTTTGAAGAGTACTGGTAA